The nucleotide sequence ACCACCGAGACGCCGGTGATCAGCACCGGCTTGAAGCCGAACTTCCCGCTGGCCAGGGTCGCCGGGATCATGCCGACCGCCATCACCGCGATGTACGCGGTGAAGAGCAGCTCGACCTGCCAGGCGGTCACCCCGATGGCCTCGCCGATGGCGGGCAGGATGGGGTCCACCACGGCGATGCCGGCGATGGCGAGGAAGGCCACCAGCGTGGTGGCGTAGATGGCACTGCGGTTGGGTTCGGATCGCCGATCCACTCCGCGCCTCCAGACAGTTAGCTGTATCGTACAGGTAAATCAGTTGTATCATACAGCTATGAGGGACGACGCCAACGCGGAAGACGTCACACTGGGCCGGATCGAGACCGAGGTCGCGCTGCTCATGCGCCTCGGCGAGGCGACCCGCCGGGCCAGCGGCACGGCCGAGCACCGGGTGCTGGACCGGGCGGCCTACGTGATCCTGCGGCACCTGGCAGCCGCCGGCCCGCAGAACGTCTCCGCGCTGGCCACGAGACTGAACCTGGACGGGTCCACGGTCACCCGGCAGGTCTCCGCCATGCAGCGGGACGGGCTGATCGCGCGTACCCCGGACCCGGCCGACGGGCGCGGCACGGTCATCTCCCCCACCGCGGCCGGCCTCCAGCGGATGGCCGCGGTACGGGCGGCCCGCACCCGGCTCTACGGCGACATCCTGGCCGGCTGGACCCCCGACGACCGGGAGAGCCTCGCGGACCTGCTGCACCGGCTCAACGACGCCCTCGAATCGCGCACCCGCCGCCGCTGAGCGCACGGCGAGGCCCCGGCCGCCGACGTGGCGACCGGGGCCTCGGTGTCAGGTCAGGCGACCGGTTCGGGGGCGACGTCCGCGTCCCGCTCCGTGCCGGGGGTGACCCGCGGGTCGCCCTCGTCGGCGAAGTAGTCGTCCGGGGTGGTGCCGTCCACCCCGTCGGCCACCTTCGCGGCCCGCAGCACCAGGGTGAGCAGCGCGGCCACCGCCAGGTTGACCAGCACCGCCACGATGCCCACGTAGATCGTCTTCTTCGTGTCGAAGCCGAACTCGGAGAGCGGGAAGGCCGAGCCGGCGAAGTGCTTCTTGCCGGTCGCCGGGTTCCCGATCTGGTAGAGCATCCACATGCCGAGGCCCATGCCGGCCACCCAGCCGGCGATCAGCGCGCCCCGGTGGAACCAGCGGGTGTAGAGGCCCAGCGCCACCGCCGGCAGCGTCTGGAGGATGATCACGCCGCCGATGAGCTGGAGGTCGATGGAGAACTGCGGGTCGAGGAAGACGATGCAGGCGACAGCGCCGACCTTCACCACCAGCGAGGTGATCTTCGAGACGTTCGCCTCCTGCGCCGGGCTGGCGTCCCGCTTCAGGTACTCCTTGTAGATGTTGCGGGTGAACAGGTTCGCCGCCGCGATCGACATGATCGCCGCCGGCACCAGCGCCCCGATGCCGATGGCCGCGTACGCCACGCCCGCGAACCAGTCCGGGAACTGGCTGTCGAAGAGCAGCGGCACCACGGTGTTGCCGTCGACGCTGCCGGCCTTGGCGCCGGGCAGCGGCTTCACGCCCGCCGCGATGGCCATGTACCCGAGCAGCGCGATGAGCCCGAGCAGCAGGCTGTACGCCGGCAGCGCGGACATGTTCCGCTTGATCACGTCCCGATTCCGGCTGGCCAGCACGCCGGTGATGCTGTGCGGGTAGAGGAACAGCGCCAGCGCCGAACCGAACGCCAGGGTGACGTACTGGAGCTGGTTGTTGGCGTTGAGCAGGATGCCGTCCCCGGGAGCGGGTGACGCCTTGAACTTCGCGTCGGCCGCGTCGAAGATGTCGCCCCAGCCGCCCAGCTTGTACGGCAGGTAGACGACCGCCACCAGGATCACGATGTAGATCAGCGAGTCCTTGACGAAGGCGATCAGCGCCGGCGCGCGCAGCCCGGACTGATAGGTGTAGGCCGCCAGGATCGCGAAGGCGATGATGATCGGCAGGTGCCGGGCCACCGCACTGTCCCCGGTCACGCCCATCGTCTTCAGCACCGCCTCGATGCCGACCAGCTGCAGGGCGATGTACGGCATGGTCGCCACGATGCCGGTGATCGCGATCAGCAGCGCGAGGATCGGCGAGTCGAACCGGTTGCGGACGAAGTCCGCCGGGGTGACGAAGCCGTGCCGGTGCGAGACCGACCAGAGCCGGCACAGCACCAGGAACACCATCGGGTAGATGACGATCGTGTACGGCACGGCGAAGAAGCCCGCCGCCCCGGCCCCGAAGATCAGCGCCGGCACCGCCACGAACGTGTACGCCGTGTAGAGGTCACCGCCGACCAGGAACCAGGTGATCCAGCCGCCGAAGCTGCGCCCGCCCAGCCCCCACTCGTCCAGGTGCGCCATGTCGCGCGGCGCCCGCCACCGGGCCGCCACGAAACCCATGCCGCTGACCAGCAGGAAGAGGAAGCTGAAGATGATGATCTCGGTGAGGTGGTCGCGCCACATCAGCGGTCACCTCCCCGCTTCTTCGTCATCTGGTAGACGAGCGTGGTGGTGGCCACGCCGAGGATGATCCAGGCCAGTTGCAGCCAGTAGAAACGCGGAAACCCGAACAGCCGGGGCGAGTCGGCGTTGAAGAAGGCCGGGATGAGCGGCACCACGATCGGTATGAAGAGCAACCAGTTCCAGGGACTGTGGTCCTTCGCCCTGGATCGCGCCGTTGTCGGCGCCTCCGGTTCTGGTGCTGCCATGTGACACACCTCCGGGAAGTCGTAACTTGCCATGTGACGGCCGGAGGCTACGACCCTGTGAGCGCGGTCACGTTCTCCCGGAGGACGGCGATGCGCCGAGCGGTGTTTGGCGTGCGCCGAACGGCCGCTCAGAGGTCCGCGAGGTGCGAGGTGTCGTTGACCGAGCGGACCGCGACACCGCCGTCTGGGTAGAGGTCGAGCACCGAGACGCCCGCCGTGTCCAGGTAGAGCCGGTGCAGGAAGGCGTCGCCGGCCGCGAGGGCGTCGCGCAGCACCAGCTTGATCGGCGAGACGTGGGAGACCACCACGACGGTCTCCCCCGGGTACGCCGTGCGCAGCCGGTCGACCGCCCGGCCGGTCCGCTCGGCGACGGCCACGAACGACTCGCCCTCCGGCGGGGCGATGCTCGTGGAGGCCAGCCAGGCGTCCAGTTCCCCGGGCCAGCCGTCGCGCACCTCGGCGAAGGTGCGCCCCTCCCAGACCCCGAAGTCGCACTCGATGAGGTCGTCGTCGGGGCGTACCGGCGGGTTGCCGACCAGCGCGGCGACCGCCTCGGCGGTGGCCAGGCAGCGCGCGAGCGGGGAGCTGACCACGGCCGCGACCGACGGCGCGAGGGCGGCCACCCGGGCGGCCGTGGCGCGGGCCTGGGCCCGCCCTCGGTCGGTCAGCGGCACGTCGCCGCGCCCCGAGTAGCGCTTCTGCACGGTGCGCTCGGTCTCGCCGTGCCGGACCAGGATCAGCCGGGTGGCCTCCTCGGTCGGGCGCGGCTCCCACGACGCCGGCGTGGTGGCCGGGTCGGTGCCGGTGGCCCGGCCGGTGGCCGCCCGGGCGGCCACCTCGCGCACGGCGGGCTCGGGGGCGGCGACCTCGCGCGGCGACTCCGCCACGGGCCCGGCCGGTGCCAGTCCGGCCGCCGCGTCCATGGCCGCGTTGGCCAGCGCGTCGGCGTGCTTGTTGCGCTCCCGGGGGACCCAGCCGAACCGTACGGTCTCGAACCGCCCGACCAGCGCGGCGGCCTGCGCGGCGAGCGGCCGCAGCCCGGGGTTCTTGATCTGCCAGCGGCCGCACATCTGCTCGACCACCAGCTTGGAGTCCATGCGGGCGTCCACCTCGGCCGCACCCAGCTCGGCGGCGGCCTCCAGCCCGGCGATCAGGCCCCGGTACTCCGCCACGTTGTTGGTGGCCGTCCCGATGGCCTCGGCGCGCTCGGCCAGGACCTCGCCGGTCGCCGGGTCCCGGACCACCGCGCCGTAGCCGGCCGGACCCGGGTTGCCCCGGGACCCGCCGTCGGCCTCGACCACGACCGCGCGCACCGCCACGACGGCTACAGCCCCGACTCGTTGGTCCGGACCATGATCCGCCGGCACTCCTCGCAGCGGACCACGTCGTCCGGGTCGGCCTTGCGGATCCGGGCCAGGTCGGCGCCGGAGAGCTCCAGGCGGCAGCCACCGCAACGGGCGCCGGTGAGCAGCGCCGCGCCGAGGCCGGTGTCCGTGCGGATCTTGTCGTAGAGGGCGACCAGATCGGCCGGCAGGTCGCCGGCCAGGGGCTGGCGGGCCCCGCGCTTGAACTCCTCCTCCTTGGCGATCTCGGCGAGGCTGTCGTCGCGGCGCTGCTCGGCCGCGGCACGCCGGTCCCGGGCCTCGGCGATCCGCCGCTCGACGCCGTCCAGGACGCCCTGCGCGGTCTCCCGCTGCTCCATGAGCTCCAGCTCGGCGTCCTCCAGGTCGCTCTGCCGGCGGTTCAGCGAGGCCAGCTCGTGCTGGAGCGCCTCCAGCTCGCGGGCCGGCCCGCTGCCCGCGGCCAGCCGGTCCTCGTCCTTGCTCTTGCGGGCCCGGACCTGGTCGACGTCCTTCTCCAGCCGCGCGATGTCCCGGTCGAGGTCGTCCACGGCCACCTGGGCGCGGACCCGCTCGTCCTCCAGCGCGGAGAGTTCGCGCGCCAGGGCCTCCAGCTCGGCCAGCTCGGGCAGCGTCCGGCGGCGGTGGGCGAGCTGGGCGAGCGCGGTGTCGATCGCCTGCAGGTCGAGCAGGCGGCGCTGCACCTTCGGGTCAGCCTTCACGGTCGGGGCTCCTTGTCGTCCGGTCGGGGCGCGGCGGCGTGCACGGTCCACGGGTCGGTGTCCAGGTCGGACACCACGGTCTCGACGCCCAGCTCGGCCCGCAGCTGGGCGGCCAGGTCGTCCAGCCAGGGGCGCTCGGTCGCCCAGTGGGCGGCGTCGAGCAGCGCCGGACCACCGGCGGCGAGGTGCTCGCCGGCGGGGTGGTGGCGCAGGTCGGCGGTGAGGAACGCGTCCACCCCGGCGGCGGTCGCCTCGGCGAGGAAGCTGTCCCCCGAGCCGCCGCTGACGGCGAGGGTACGAACCATACGCCCGGGATCCCCGGCGGCGCGAACTCCCCAGGCGGTGACGGGGAGCACTGCGGCGGCGTGCCGGGTCAGCTCGGCCAGGGTGAGCGGCGTGGGCAGCTCACCGATCCGGCCGATGCCCCGGCCGGGGCCGGCCGCGGGCGAGCCGGGGCGGGGCGGGTGCAGCGGGCGCAGCCCGGTCAGCCCGAACCGGGCGGCCAGGGCGTCGGACACCCCGGGATCGGCCACGTCGGCGTTGGTGTGTGCCACGTACAGCGCCACGTCGGCCTTGATCAGCCGGTGCACGATCCGGCCCTTGTACGTCGTGGCGGCCACCGAGGAGACCCCGCGCAGCAGCAGCGGGTGGTGGGCGACGATCATGTCGGCACCGGCGGCGAGCGCCTCGGCCACCGTCTCCGGGACCACGTCGACCACGCAGGCGACCCGCCGGACCGGGGCGCCGGGCTCGCCGAGCACCAGGCCGACCCGGTCCCACTCCTCCGCCCAGGCGGGCGGGTAGCGGCGGTCCAGCGCGGCCACCACGTCGGCGACCGTGGGCGGCGATGCGGTTGTGCTCACGGCGGGCCAGCTTACCGGCGTCGGGGGCCTGCGCGGGCCGCCTGGCCCGGACCGGGCCGGCGGGCTGGTCCCGCCGGCCCGGCCGGGGCCGGTCAGCCGACCGGGGCGGCCGGGCGTGGCGCGGCGCGCAGGGCGGCCAGGCCGGCCGCCCACGGGAAGTCGTCCAGGTGCCGCTCGCCGGTGCCCGGCGGATGCAGCGGCACCACGTGGTCGCCGAAGACCACCCGGACGCCCCACTCGCGGAGCCGGGCCAGGCTGGCCCGGAACGCCGGGTGCGCGGCCATCGCCACGTTGGTGTACGGCACGGCCGCGATCGGCACCCCCATCCCCTGCCCCTCGATCAGCAGGCCGAGGGCCAGGGTGTCCGCGATGCCGACGGCCCACTTGTTGACCGTGTTGACCGTCGCCGGGCAGACCAGCATGGCGTCCGCCGCGGGCAGCACGTCCGGGTCGCCGGGGTTCTTGTAGTGGGTGCGGACCGGGTGGCCGCTCTGGCGCGCCAGCGCCGTCCGGTCGACGAACTTCGCGCCGTCCGGCGTGGTCACCACGCAGACCTGCCAGCCGTCCTGCTGGGCGAGGTCGACCAGCCGGCCGACGTGACGGGCCAGCGGCGAACCGCAGGCGATGACGTAGAGCACCCGACGGTGCCCGTTGCTGGTGTGCGAACCGCTCATCCGACGTCCGCGCTCATACTCCGACTCCCATGTGCTCAGCCAACTCCGCGATCGGCGGAGGCGGCGCACCCCGTGTGCGACGGAGTACGTCCGACATCACCTCGTGG is from Micromonospora terminaliae and encodes:
- a CDS encoding Nif3-like dinuclear metal center hexameric protein; translation: MVAALDRRYPPAWAEEWDRVGLVLGEPGAPVRRVACVVDVVPETVAEALAAGADMIVAHHPLLLRGVSSVAATTYKGRIVHRLIKADVALYVAHTNADVADPGVSDALAARFGLTGLRPLHPPRPGSPAAGPGRGIGRIGELPTPLTLAELTRHAAAVLPVTAWGVRAAGDPGRMVRTLAVSGGSGDSFLAEATAAGVDAFLTADLRHHPAGEHLAAGGPALLDAAHWATERPWLDDLAAQLRAELGVETVVSDLDTDPWTVHAAAPRPDDKEPRP
- a CDS encoding bifunctional RNase H/acid phosphatase, producing the protein MAVRAVVVEADGGSRGNPGPAGYGAVVRDPATGEVLAERAEAIGTATNNVAEYRGLIAGLEAAAELGAAEVDARMDSKLVVEQMCGRWQIKNPGLRPLAAQAAALVGRFETVRFGWVPRERNKHADALANAAMDAAAGLAPAGPVAESPREVAAPEPAVREVAARAATGRATGTDPATTPASWEPRPTEEATRLILVRHGETERTVQKRYSGRGDVPLTDRGRAQARATAARVAALAPSVAAVVSSPLARCLATAEAVAALVGNPPVRPDDDLIECDFGVWEGRTFAEVRDGWPGELDAWLASTSIAPPEGESFVAVAERTGRAVDRLRTAYPGETVVVVSHVSPIKLVLRDALAAGDAFLHRLYLDTAGVSVLDLYPDGGVAVRSVNDTSHLADL
- the mctP gene encoding monocarboxylate uptake permease MctP, whose product is MWRDHLTEIIIFSFLFLLVSGMGFVAARWRAPRDMAHLDEWGLGGRSFGGWITWFLVGGDLYTAYTFVAVPALIFGAGAAGFFAVPYTIVIYPMVFLVLCRLWSVSHRHGFVTPADFVRNRFDSPILALLIAITGIVATMPYIALQLVGIEAVLKTMGVTGDSAVARHLPIIIAFAILAAYTYQSGLRAPALIAFVKDSLIYIVILVAVVYLPYKLGGWGDIFDAADAKFKASPAPGDGILLNANNQLQYVTLAFGSALALFLYPHSITGVLASRNRDVIKRNMSALPAYSLLLGLIALLGYMAIAAGVKPLPGAKAGSVDGNTVVPLLFDSQFPDWFAGVAYAAIGIGALVPAAIMSIAAANLFTRNIYKEYLKRDASPAQEANVSKITSLVVKVGAVACIVFLDPQFSIDLQLIGGVIILQTLPAVALGLYTRWFHRGALIAGWVAGMGLGMWMLYQIGNPATGKKHFAGSAFPLSEFGFDTKKTIYVGIVAVLVNLAVAALLTLVLRAAKVADGVDGTTPDDYFADEGDPRVTPGTERDADVAPEPVA
- a CDS encoding zinc ribbon domain-containing protein — protein: MKADPKVQRRLLDLQAIDTALAQLAHRRRTLPELAELEALARELSALEDERVRAQVAVDDLDRDIARLEKDVDQVRARKSKDEDRLAAGSGPARELEALQHELASLNRRQSDLEDAELELMEQRETAQGVLDGVERRIAEARDRRAAAEQRRDDSLAEIAKEEEFKRGARQPLAGDLPADLVALYDKIRTDTGLGAALLTGARCGGCRLELSGADLARIRKADPDDVVRCEECRRIMVRTNESGL
- a CDS encoding flavoprotein produces the protein MSGSHTSNGHRRVLYVIACGSPLARHVGRLVDLAQQDGWQVCVVTTPDGAKFVDRTALARQSGHPVRTHYKNPGDPDVLPAADAMLVCPATVNTVNKWAVGIADTLALGLLIEGQGMGVPIAAVPYTNVAMAAHPAFRASLARLREWGVRVVFGDHVVPLHPPGTGERHLDDFPWAAGLAALRAAPRPAAPVG
- a CDS encoding DUF3311 domain-containing protein, which produces MAAPEPEAPTTARSRAKDHSPWNWLLFIPIVVPLIPAFFNADSPRLFGFPRFYWLQLAWIILGVATTTLVYQMTKKRGGDR
- a CDS encoding MarR family winged helix-turn-helix transcriptional regulator, with the translated sequence MRDDANAEDVTLGRIETEVALLMRLGEATRRASGTAEHRVLDRAAYVILRHLAAAGPQNVSALATRLNLDGSTVTRQVSAMQRDGLIARTPDPADGRGTVISPTAAGLQRMAAVRAARTRLYGDILAGWTPDDRESLADLLHRLNDALESRTRRR